atatatataaataaaaacttaaatctgtaaatatattttaaaaaacgAAAATCATAgatttttactaaaataattattattaaaattattaaaaaaatccgGAATCCTGGCACCGCCCGATCCGCAAGCCTAATTATTTTGAACCAAATTCAATCCGACCCGGTCCAATTCCAAAAAATCCGGATGCTGTTAAGCCTGGCCCGAATCCGACCTGATCTGGGTTATTTTGCATCTGTGGGTACAACTAGCTACTCCATGCCCCACACGTCTGACTTGGGTTTTTTACTTCACAAATGCACATAAAATTTCTAAATGAACGAACattttgttcaaaatttctcgtTCCAGCTGTGCTTAATCTGGTTCATTCCCAACAAACTACAATAATAATGTTACGAAAGAATACGATTGAAGACAACTTGTTCAATCCTAGGAATGCTGGATGTCATCAACAAGAGCCAGAAAAGTTCAAGCCCACACGGCTGTCCAATTGTGTTTTAAAACCATATTAACCAACACCAGAAATCATAGCCAATACCATAAATATCCAGAACATTAAACAAGCATAAACCATGTCATGTATAACAATCTGTTTAAAAAGATATTACTAGCAACCTAGCTTAAACCAGAAACTCTTTTAGGAACATAATATCCACCACAACGTTTATCTACTCTACATTTCATATACTAAAGGATCAAACCCTGTGCAGGCGATGGCTTTGAGGGAGACCCACCACCGGAAGCACCTTTAGGGGAATCGGGACTGTGGACTTGGTCAATGCCATCTGCCACTTTCCTTCCCTCTTCTTCTTCGGCCATTTTTTCTTTTGTCTTCTGCCCCACTTCAGCTGCAGCTTTGGTAACTCTACTGAAAGCGCCAGCTACCCAAGAAGTTCCTGTCAGCACATAGCGATTCTTCATTATGGCAGATCCAGCAGTACCAACTGTCTGCTCTGCAGCAGCAAAAGCTGTCTTGGTCTTTTCAGAAACCTGAAACTTCTGATCCATTTCTTTCACTTTATCATTCATTATTGTTGCCCCTGTGGTAATTTTCTCGCTAAGCCCTATCTTTTGGTCAAAGGAAGCAACTCTAGCAGAAGCGCTGGAAGTGAACTGATGCTTCTCATCAAAGGATTTAGCTCTGTTAAGTGCATCTTTTCCCAATGTGAAGCCCCTGGCCAACATGCCGCTCACAACATCCTCTGCTTTTTGGACAGCAGATGAAGTGCCACCGACATTTTGATTCTCTGTCATCTAAAGAGATTAAAGCATTTAAGGTCAGCCAAACCTTACAACaaaaatacaattaaaaaaaCAGTTTGCAAGGCATGAGATAACTCAAGAGACAATACAATTGGAGTTGCTGCACAAGTAGGTGGCAATTTATAGTCGGGCGCCAGAGCAATAGTGACAGACTGATCAACGATTGTTGCTCCCTGAAGATGACAAGACAGTGTGATATACTCATATATAGAGAAGGATGTATAACACTTGATATATGAGAAATTCAGATTTGCACCTTGGTTATTTATAATTATAGATATAGCACGAACTCAcaatatttaaaatttatgatATCAGACTTGGCCTTCAGGACATTGCATCACTACGTACTAACTACTACCAGTTGCAAATTGATTTTCTCTtctgaaataaaataaaattaaatgaaAATGACAGCTGTAGAGCAGGGAGTGGCAGGGACAGTAAAGTATGACTATGAGTCAAAGTATCGGCCAGAAGTAATCAACATCACATATCAGATAAGCCATTAAGAGTATCCTTGGCACTTCTTTGGGACAGAATTTATCACCTAAGAGTAAATACTAATAATAATACCTGGAGGATTAAGATGATTATCCATATAAAGGTAAATTAGAACAAAAACATTTTCCCTATCAAAGGTAAATTAGAACAAACAACATTTTTCGTTAATACAATAATACCTTACAGTAATATTATGCCTGACAAAAACTCTACCAGGGGCTGGGGGCTGGGCTATATTGGATCTTAAACAGAATTATATAACGACATTATATTAGACAAATATTTAACAGTAAGATATTAAGACGATGATGTCAGCAACCATTCGACAAGACCCAATCTCTGGTGGTGAATATAAAGGGGAACTCGCAACTTCTTACCTGTTCATAATAATTCATAATCCACTTATTGAGACATCgaaaatataaataattagtatatataGAGAAATATAGAACTTCTGATGACAAGAAAGAAAACAGTTTGGTAATGACTGCCTACATCAAACATAATTTAACTTTATAGCTGATATCAAGATTTCGTCAGTTGCTAACTTATTAGGGCAATAAAAGCACAACCTGCTGCAAGAGTTCATGGTATAGACCATAGCCAACAGATTAAATATAAATACTAAATGTACGACTTTCAGAATCTACCTAGTTCATACAGTTCTAAATTAATTAGTTTAAGATAGCAGGTTCTGGGATTTTAGAAGAGCAAAGCCACTAGTGGTTCTATATATTAAGCTATTGCTATAATCTAAGCATCAGATAGATATATTTGTTGCTAAATTAGCAACAAAGCACCAGTGCATGGTTTGAAAATGGTAACGGGGAATGTGTTTTTGGTATCATAGAGAGCTGTTTGAGAAACTAGCAAGAGATAACTGTTGGAgaagaaagagaaagaaagagCACAAAAAGTAGTAACAACTATAGTTTGTTCAAAATAAAGGAACCAACATTATATTTATGCATTTTCATCAATATTTAGTAACCCAGTGAACTCTTCAATTTGCTTCAGATTTCATATATTAGCAATAGACCTGCATATAGAGCGACTATTGGCTTTGCTCTAATATGGAAACATATTATTAACTGTCTGACAAACCAATAGTCTCATGGTGAAGCCTAATTTTGTTAAACCAAAGATATTTTTCGGGGCATCTCATGCACTTATCAATCTACCAGATACCACAAAGGACTAGCAAGAAACATTATTGTACATCAGAATCCGACTAGATCACTAGACATGTGAATATGTGCCGCACACACAAACATGTTAGTTTAAAATACATTAAAGGTTCTACAAGTTTATTGCTTGGTATAAAAACAATTGCAACTCATTTTTAAATGAGATCATGTAGCTCAAACCAATAAACATACCGAAAGAAGAACCGCTGTCTCTGCGCCCTGAGTATCTTTGAAAGTGACATACGCAACTTGAGATCGCTCGGTGTCACTAATAAATTAGCATTCAATTAGAGATGTTTAACATGATTTGAATTGTGAAATACAAGCACATTCCCACTATTTTGGAGAGATAGCTAAAGAGAAGAAATCAGCAGAAAAAAATATTGCATGACTTTGAACTAACCTTCGCAGATCAACATATTCAATATCACCAGAGAATGAAAAGAACTCCTTGATGTCGTGCTCGGAAGCACTCAAGGAGACATTGTTGACGGACACAGTTTCTACCTGATGCACATTCCAAAAGAGAAACAGAATATATAAAGCAAACTTAACCTAAAGAAAATATAGAGAGAATATGACACACTAAAAATATCAGCATCCGAAGCTTCTTATTTGTATAAAAAGTACAAGTCATGTACAGAGATATTTCAAAAGACTACAATAGGAACACATGTCCAATTCAGAGTGCCACAAATTCTAGGTGGCAAAGCCCACAAATTCTTTGGTTAAACCTGGCATCCAGTAAAACAAAATTCCTTAATGCGTATACTTTGAAAAACAAATCTTAGAGTTTAAGGAGTGTGATCAGTGGGTGCACCAAGTACCCAAAGCAATGAAAACATCCCGGTATGCTATATATACTGGTTCCAGTAAGTTGAATTAAAATGAACTAAAGTAGGACTTGTAGTATTTAAGTCGTAAACATACACTACTCTCATCCGTTCCATTAAAAAGACGGACAAAATAACAGTGGAGCTAAATCCCACTAAATTAGGTTCAAGTATCCATTCCTACTTTCCAAGTAAAAAAACAAAATTGAAACTCTCTATCATAACTCTTCCCTCTTACATCCTTCTGCCTCACCTTTAAATTTGTTGACAATTTACTACCATATAAACACCTTGGAAAGCAAACAGTAGATGATATTGAACTAAATCAACATAATCATAGACTTGATATTGAACCAAATTAATTGAAGTGAATACAATAAAACTCACCGACATGGAACCTAAATTAAGAGGAGAAGCGGTGGTGAATGACGGGAAACTCTGGAGAGAAAAGATAAAAGAGTTAGTTGTGTGTATATAGACGGGGAAATAGATACAAATATGTATACGTAGAGACTAGAGGAGGAGATGAAAAGAACGTTACCGGAGAGAGGGATCCCAAGTTGTGCTCGCGTTAGATGATGAGAGAGAAACAGGGTTTTCAAACGCTATTTGCAATGCTTGccactattttattattatatttacctattttttaaaaaaaattcttcacTATTGTAAATTTAAAGTGGCAACCAAATGCAGTACGGTCCACTTTTTTCAAATCGGGttaagtttaattttttttaaatgactTTGTCGAGAGTAATATTCAAGATCAACACGAGTTTGCTCACGAACAACGAAGTTGGACCGAATTTGAATAGAGTCGAGTTGTCCACTaatatttttcaaataatttttaatcgaccaaatttaaagtataatttataattttacaagTTGTATCGAAATAAAATACTGTTTTATCTTATAATTATATACGCTTACAATTATATACGCACACTTCATGATCTACATTTGTTTTTTAATATATATCATTTTATTCACAGGTCGAGTTTTAAGAACATATTCTAATAACTGAGATATTCATAATTTTATAATCATACATTACTTTTAAACCATTATTTCTTAATATATATCATTTTAGCTAAAATTGTTATAGTCTATCAATTTACAGACTAATATAGTCGATACTATTGGAAGTGCTCTCACATTCTGTTTGTATTAACTATGTACAATGATATCAATTTACATTTCTACTATAATTGAATAGCTCATTTGACCTTAAAATATGTCTTAAATTTTAATTAACAAAAATTGAAATCTTTATATAATTGATTAGTAAAtagttattatttttaatttataatatctTTTCCGAGCCGAATCAAGTTAGCCGAGTTTGAACTGAGTTCGAGCTAAATGAGTTGAGTTCGAGCTAAATGAGTTAAGTTCGAGCCGAATATACAAAAAGTTCGACTTCGGCTGTTTACTAATTCGAACTCATTTTCGTATCCAACATCGGTTTAAATAAACGGTCGAGCAGAGTTCAGTTAAACGAACGAATCTCAAATTGTATTCACCAATTGTTTTGTTCACACGCGGTCCTAATTGTCTTTTTCTAAATGAATTGACGGTTAGAAATAATAATGTtgtccaaaataatattgaattaatttaatatcattttttttcaaaatttagtTGTATTGAAAAGTTTATTACTTTTTTGGGGAATATTATAAAATAACTTGATCAAACTAGGCCTTAAACCACACCGGACCTGCTATTAGATTAGTAGACAAAATAGTCGTGAGTACCAAATTCCCCCTTTCTTTAAAAAGAACTattaccaaacaccaaatacATGGAAACCCGTAACATTCATGACAAAGACTGCCCCATTCTCTAGACCATTTGATAATTTTGAGTACTCCATATGTCCATAACAAATGTTTCCTATTTGTATTGGACAGTGGACACATTTGTCAATGCACACTTTtaattgttaatattttaattttgtattagcattaaatataaaaacttcattTTATTAAAGTACTCATAGATAAGAATCCAACAAGATCATTCATGAATATATTTGACCCTATAGATTAGatgtaaattagtagtcaatcgcttaccaTGAATAGTGTTAAAAGTCAAAACGGAAAACGTAatatgggacggagggagtatttatGTTCTGGGCAcctgttaagtggcatttatatccacttagaacgctccgtaaaggctcgaattggtgttttgtactcaagttgtttgtgtatttgatgcgtttttcgtagtgttttgcatttcaggacATAGTCGAAAGAAGGTCTGTAAATTGCATGATTGATGCTTggaagagtgttaggatggagtCTTGGTTAAGTGCGCGAAGAAACCTGCAAGAGAAGACAAGTGAAGAAAAAAAATCCAGATTTTCCAGAAGCTCAACGCGGTCCGCGCTACACTTGGGAGCGGCCGCGCCGTATCCCAGGGCGGCCGCGCCAGGACGTTTTCCAGAAATCCTGATTCTAATAGAAGATCGATTTGCCGTGCTTTTGGATGGTTTGGGATGCTATATAAAGACTCTTTAAAGACGTTTTTCAGAACGGAGATTAAGGAAAAGACAcgaagaagacctaatagcataaattcaacgaaggagaagaaaaactagtttttacttgtgattctttgcttaaattgtaatcttggatgctcgttttctttattgttgaacttattactcttgattacgtactttgattatttattcagtttataaagacttagtttattataccatgctttcatcggaacccacggtgatgatgagttcggttatgaactaatcgttatcgtggggttctaacggatttacttaaGGATTTCAAtgttaatttgtttcgatatcttagtatgtggtgattgtatgatatcctagt
The window above is part of the Apium graveolens cultivar Ventura unplaced genomic scaffold, ASM990537v1 ctg1337, whole genome shotgun sequence genome. Proteins encoded here:
- the LOC141699799 gene encoding binding partner of ACD11 1-like, whose product is MSVETVSVNNVSLSASEHDIKEFFSFSGDIEYVDLRSDTERSQVAYVTFKDTQGAETAVLLSGATIVDQSVTIALAPDYKLPPTCAATPIMTENQNVGGTSSAVQKAEDVVSGMLARGFTLGKDALNRAKSFDEKHQFTSSASARVASFDQKIGLSEKITTGATIMNDKVKEMDQKFQVSEKTKTAFAAAEQTVGTAGSAIMKNRYVLTGTSWVAGAFSRVTKAAAEVGQKTKEKMAEEEEGRKVADGIDQVHSPDSPKGASGGGSPSKPSPAQGLIL